In one window of Methanoculleus chikugoensis DNA:
- a CDS encoding SDH family Clp fold serine proteinase has product MPDLWTLLLAAVILLLFAVPVVQQQVTRARRLRAIRDLEAERHTRVIALIHRQERIGFLGIPLFRYIDINDSEEVLRAIRLTAPEMPIDFIVHTPGGLVLSSEQIAMALRRHKGKVTIFVPHYAMSGGTLLCLAADEVAMDENAVLGPVDPRIGEYPAASLLRVPRLKPPEEIDDETFILVDIAAKAQTQMREFVTVLLRERMEAGRADRLARLLSEGTWTHDYPITFEQARELGLPVTSGMPVGIYRLMDLFPQAMPRRPSVAYVPIPYREEKKE; this is encoded by the coding sequence ATGCCCGACCTCTGGACCCTGCTCCTCGCCGCCGTCATCCTCCTCCTCTTCGCGGTGCCGGTCGTCCAGCAGCAGGTGACCCGGGCTCGTCGCCTGCGGGCGATCCGGGATCTCGAAGCCGAGCGGCACACCCGGGTCATCGCCCTCATCCACCGGCAGGAGCGGATAGGTTTTCTCGGCATCCCGCTCTTCCGCTACATCGACATCAACGACTCCGAGGAGGTCCTCCGGGCGATACGGCTCACCGCCCCGGAGATGCCGATCGACTTCATCGTCCACACCCCCGGCGGCCTGGTTCTCTCGTCGGAGCAGATCGCGATGGCGCTCCGGCGCCATAAGGGGAAAGTGACGATCTTCGTTCCCCATTATGCCATGTCGGGCGGGACGCTCCTCTGCCTCGCCGCCGACGAGGTGGCGATGGACGAGAACGCCGTGCTCGGCCCGGTCGACCCCCGGATCGGGGAGTACCCGGCGGCATCGCTCCTGCGGGTTCCGCGCTTAAAACCCCCGGAGGAGATCGATGACGAGACGTTCATTCTGGTCGACATCGCGGCGAAGGCCCAGACCCAGATGCGGGAGTTCGTGACCGTTCTCCTCCGGGAGCGGATGGAAGCCGGGCGGGCCGACCGTCTCGCACGCCTGCTCTCCGAAGGGACGTGGACGCACGACTACCCGATAACCTTCGAACAGGCCCGGGAACTCGGACTCCCCGTCACATCAGGCATGCCTGTCGGGATCTACCGGCTGATGGATCTCTTCCCTCAGGCGATGCCCCGCCGGCCGTCGGTCGCCTACGTCCCGATCCCCTACCGGGAAGAGAAGAAGGAGTGA
- a CDS encoding HNH endonuclease, whose protein sequence is MSTDIQLCLDAFDRSRPSLCGDDPVRNGFRRLCCRCPFAVRGRPLIYCERFETPIRAREKYGLPGWKEIRSAVLERDGQRCSVCGGGEDLHIHHIDHNPTNDDLENLITLCGICHARVHTELRREGGAGRVARVLPAARRRLR, encoded by the coding sequence GTGAGCACCGACATTCAACTCTGCCTGGACGCGTTTGATCGTTCGCGCCCCTCTCTTTGCGGGGACGATCCCGTCCGGAACGGTTTTCGCCGGCTCTGCTGCCGCTGCCCGTTTGCCGTGAGGGGCAGGCCCCTCATCTACTGCGAACGATTCGAGACCCCCATCCGGGCGCGGGAGAAGTACGGCCTCCCGGGGTGGAAGGAGATTCGGAGCGCCGTGCTTGAACGCGACGGGCAGCGATGCTCTGTCTGCGGCGGGGGAGAGGACCTCCACATCCACCACATCGACCACAACCCCACGAACGACGACCTGGAGAACCTCATCACGCTCTGCGGCATCTGTCATGCCCGGGTGCATACCGAACTCCGCCGCGAGGGAGGGGCAGGGAGGGTGGCGCGGGTGCTTCCGGCAGCACGGCGTCGTTTGAGGTGA
- a CDS encoding tetratricopeptide repeat protein: MGGMSGVSITERLFGRSEPEGREDACTDTTVSRKAVSLAQQGRFGEAIDCFDRVLKDDPANVKMWNNKGVFLDLLGRDQDALDCWGKALSIDPDFAPAWVSRGMLHRRRNRLDEALACYDRAVELNPDSAVAWYNRSGVFVAMHRLDDAIACYERVLAIDPHFVAAWADLGYAHFLQHRHEEAIACYDRAIADDPGSVRVWSLKGGALYALGEYRKALECFDKVLSIDPKYAAGWSMKCSVLYHLGMYRHALACADKALEINPSCELTAQVRKMLLSLIQKW, translated from the coding sequence ATGGGGGGAATGTCCGGCGTGAGCATCACCGAGAGACTCTTCGGCAGGAGCGAACCCGAGGGCCGGGAAGACGCCTGCACCGATACCACAGTGAGCAGGAAAGCCGTCTCCCTTGCGCAGCAAGGGCGGTTCGGCGAGGCGATCGACTGTTTCGACCGGGTGCTCAAGGATGATCCGGCAAACGTGAAGATGTGGAACAACAAAGGGGTCTTTCTCGATCTCCTGGGACGGGACCAGGATGCACTGGACTGCTGGGGGAAGGCGCTCTCGATTGACCCGGATTTTGCTCCCGCCTGGGTCTCCCGGGGGATGCTGCACCGGCGCCGCAACCGGCTCGATGAGGCGCTCGCCTGCTACGACCGGGCCGTGGAGCTCAACCCGGACTCCGCGGTCGCCTGGTACAACCGGAGCGGCGTCTTCGTCGCGATGCACCGTCTGGACGATGCGATCGCCTGTTACGAGCGGGTTCTCGCGATCGATCCCCACTTCGTGGCGGCCTGGGCGGATCTCGGCTACGCCCACTTCCTCCAGCACCGGCATGAGGAGGCAATCGCCTGCTACGACCGCGCCATTGCCGACGATCCCGGGAGTGTCCGGGTCTGGAGCCTGAAGGGCGGCGCCCTGTACGCGCTCGGCGAGTACCGCAAAGCGCTCGAGTGCTTTGATAAAGTGCTCTCGATCGACCCGAAGTACGCCGCCGGGTGGAGCATGAAGTGCAGCGTCCTCTACCACCTCGGTATGTACCGGCACGCGCTTGCGTGCGCCGACAAGGCGCTCGAGATAAACCCCTCCTGCGAGTTGACCGCACAGGTCAGAAAGATGCTCCTCTCTCTTATCCAGAAGTGGTGA
- a CDS encoding MerR family transcriptional regulator produces the protein MPVDQIPIGTFSRITHLSQKALRLYDERGLLVPAARDICTGYRYYTFAQVERGIRIRHLLWLGFGLSEVEAILEARERGDAGTIREHFARRLAETEREIGRLHAIAEVLRTQDPLNGGFRMSITEPVIKDIPATRALSRRERGVYQEAIPRMIGEICAYVYPADGRQPAAKVTGPIMFICHDEEYRETDADIEVALPIAGSVNLDGTAIGVVTLPAGRFASVLHTGPYPGVGKAYERLFAYMNEHRLVPAGPSRELYLNDPAEVPEDELLTEVQFPVEDLPLSP, from the coding sequence ATGCCGGTCGATCAGATCCCTATAGGCACGTTCTCGCGAATCACGCACCTCTCGCAGAAAGCGCTCCGCCTCTATGACGAACGAGGACTCCTCGTCCCCGCGGCAAGAGACATCTGCACGGGGTACCGCTACTACACGTTCGCCCAGGTCGAGCGGGGCATCCGTATCCGGCACCTGCTCTGGCTCGGGTTCGGTCTCTCCGAGGTGGAAGCCATCCTGGAGGCGCGGGAGCGCGGCGATGCCGGGACGATCCGGGAACACTTCGCACGGCGTCTCGCTGAAACCGAGCGGGAGATCGGGCGGCTGCATGCGATTGCAGAGGTCCTGCGGACGCAGGACCCGCTGAACGGAGGATTCCGTATGTCGATTACCGAACCTGTTATCAAGGATATCCCCGCCACGCGGGCGCTTTCCCGCCGGGAACGGGGTGTTTACCAGGAGGCGATTCCGAGAATGATCGGGGAAATCTGCGCTTATGTCTATCCTGCCGACGGGCGGCAGCCCGCTGCAAAGGTGACCGGGCCGATCATGTTCATCTGCCACGACGAGGAGTACCGGGAGACGGACGCAGATATCGAGGTCGCGCTCCCGATCGCCGGGTCCGTCAACCTCGACGGAACCGCCATCGGGGTCGTGACCCTTCCGGCCGGCCGGTTCGCCTCGGTGCTCCACACGGGCCCCTATCCCGGCGTGGGGAAGGCGTACGAGCGGCTCTTCGCCTACATGAACGAGCACCGCCTCGTGCCGGCCGGCCCCTCGCGGGAACTCTACCTCAACGACCCGGCGGAAGTGCCGGAGGACGAACTCCTGACCGAGGTCCAGTTCCCGGTGGAGGACCTTCCCCTGTCTCCCTGA
- a CDS encoding alpha-amylase family glycosyl hydrolase translates to MNVHTPRHPSLYEVNARVLLRRLARKAGRRLTLDDIPDSRLARLAGCGFSWVYLMGAWETGEAGRRVSGSNEQWLRGYRDVLPDLQEEDICGSPFAVCGYSLHPDLGDPEALVRFRERLHKEGLLLMLDFVPNHTAPDHPWVRDHPDYYIRDTDRNLAHGRDPYSGGWPDTLQLDYGSPALQDAMIVELQTIAGQCDGLRCDMAMLVLPEVFRRTWGREMEPFWPRAIDSVRNEHPGFLFMAEVYWDLEWTLQEQGFDYTYDKRLYDRLRNGTARPVRDHLRADSEYQDKSARFLENHDEDRAAAVFPPEQHRAAAVLAFLAPGLRFFHEGQFSGRQKKTPVHLCREPEEPADPAIEEFYRQLVACLRLPPFRGGEWRLLDCNPAWEGNPSHDGYIAFAREREGERYIVAVNYAPDRGQCYVPLPWADLAGKAVRLRDLIGQAACERDGEGLLSPGLYLDIPGWGRHVFEVAAEEG, encoded by the coding sequence ATGAACGTCCACACCCCACGCCACCCCTCTCTTTACGAGGTCAACGCCCGCGTCCTGCTCCGCCGCCTCGCGAGGAAGGCCGGGCGCCGCCTCACGCTCGACGACATCCCCGACTCCCGGCTCGCGAGGCTTGCCGGATGCGGCTTCTCCTGGGTCTACCTGATGGGGGCCTGGGAGACCGGGGAGGCCGGGCGGCGGGTCTCGGGCTCGAACGAGCAGTGGCTCCGCGGCTACCGGGACGTGCTCCCCGACCTCCAGGAGGAGGACATCTGCGGCTCTCCTTTTGCCGTCTGTGGCTATTCGCTCCACCCCGACCTCGGGGATCCGGAGGCACTCGTGCGGTTCCGCGAACGCCTGCACAAAGAGGGGCTCCTCCTCATGCTCGACTTCGTCCCGAACCATACCGCACCCGACCACCCCTGGGTGCGCGACCATCCCGACTACTACATCCGCGACACCGACAGGAACCTCGCCCACGGCCGGGACCCCTACTCCGGCGGTTGGCCCGACACCCTGCAGCTCGATTACGGCAGTCCTGCTTTGCAGGACGCGATGATCGTCGAACTCCAGACGATTGCAGGGCAGTGCGACGGCCTCCGGTGCGATATGGCGATGCTCGTCCTCCCGGAGGTCTTCCGCCGGACCTGGGGGCGGGAGATGGAGCCCTTCTGGCCCCGAGCGATCGACAGCGTCCGGAACGAGCACCCGGGTTTCCTCTTCATGGCAGAGGTCTACTGGGATCTTGAGTGGACGCTGCAAGAGCAGGGGTTCGACTACACCTACGACAAACGGCTCTACGACCGGCTCCGGAACGGAACAGCACGGCCGGTGCGGGACCATCTCCGGGCGGATTCCGAATACCAGGATAAGTCCGCCCGGTTCCTCGAGAACCACGACGAGGACCGGGCCGCGGCGGTCTTTCCGCCGGAACAGCACCGGGCCGCCGCCGTCCTCGCCTTCCTCGCCCCGGGTCTGCGGTTCTTTCACGAAGGGCAGTTCTCCGGGCGGCAGAAGAAGACCCCCGTCCACCTCTGCCGGGAACCGGAGGAGCCGGCCGACCCGGCCATAGAAGAGTTCTACCGGCAGCTTGTTGCCTGCCTGCGCCTGCCGCCGTTCCGGGGCGGCGAGTGGCGACTCCTCGACTGCAACCCCGCATGGGAGGGGAACCCCTCCCACGACGGGTATATCGCCTTCGCCCGGGAGAGGGAGGGAGAGCGCTACATCGTCGCCGTCAACTACGCCCCCGACCGGGGCCAGTGTTACGTCCCGCTCCCCTGGGCGGACCTCGCGGGGAAGGCTGTCCGGCTCCGGGATCTCATCGGGCAGGCGGCGTGCGAGCGGGACGGTGAGGGGCTCCTCTCCCCCGGGCTCTACCTCGACATCCCCGGGTGGGGCCGCCACGTCTTCGAGGTCGCCGCAGAGGAGGGGTGA
- a CDS encoding NAD(P)/FAD-dependent oxidoreductase, whose amino-acid sequence MDTDNLPAYDAVVVGGGPAGSTAAYLLAGFGYRVALLERERYPRDKVCAGCLSQKSIRFLDRVFDLPVPALREEGLLDFAGTDYALYVGSNRVLAGDLAEPFYFTQRERYDACLARKAVDAGTEVREGVEVTAVDHAGRTVTTSDGDRYTGRVIIGADGIHSGVRRSLPESVFEHDRWRENLGWAMELAIPRKEAQALRNGDGAIRLDAELATPHLVLDACRWGYGWVFPNREAIIVGLGGLLQKNRKALPERFREFLNTIGLAAFADRKPAAYPLPFGNYIPSPVHEGTVLVGDAGGFASPILGEGIFYAHRTAELAAHAVDRHLTSGAPLGETYTTLLNRRLIPELRAEKTLRNFLYNCLDARIHLPLEAMMRATNGRVIDAVQGHRSFRGFQRDDDLHSAV is encoded by the coding sequence ATGGACACGGATAATTTACCGGCTTATGACGCGGTTGTTGTCGGGGGCGGGCCCGCCGGGAGCACCGCCGCCTACCTGCTCGCGGGGTTCGGATACCGGGTGGCACTCCTGGAGAGGGAGAGGTATCCACGGGACAAAGTCTGCGCCGGCTGTCTCAGCCAGAAGTCCATCCGGTTCCTCGACCGGGTCTTTGACCTGCCCGTCCCCGCCCTCAGGGAGGAAGGGCTGCTCGACTTCGCCGGGACCGACTACGCACTCTATGTCGGGAGCAACCGCGTTCTCGCCGGGGATCTCGCCGAACCGTTCTATTTCACTCAACGGGAGCGTTACGACGCCTGCCTTGCCCGGAAGGCGGTGGATGCCGGGACGGAGGTCCGTGAGGGCGTGGAAGTCACCGCAGTCGACCATGCCGGCCGGACCGTCACGACTTCGGATGGGGACCGTTACACCGGCCGGGTCATCATCGGGGCCGACGGGATTCACAGCGGAGTCCGCCGCTCCCTCCCGGAGAGCGTCTTCGAGCATGACCGGTGGCGTGAGAACCTCGGATGGGCCATGGAACTTGCAATCCCCCGCAAGGAGGCTCAGGCGCTCAGGAACGGGGACGGGGCGATCCGGCTGGATGCCGAACTCGCGACACCGCACCTTGTCCTTGACGCCTGCCGGTGGGGCTACGGGTGGGTCTTCCCGAACCGGGAAGCGATCATCGTCGGGCTCGGGGGGCTGCTGCAGAAGAACCGGAAAGCCCTCCCCGAGCGCTTCAGGGAGTTCCTGAACACCATCGGCCTTGCAGCGTTTGCCGACCGGAAACCGGCAGCATACCCGTTGCCGTTTGGCAATTATATCCCCTCCCCGGTTCACGAGGGGACGGTCCTCGTCGGCGATGCGGGCGGGTTTGCAAGCCCCATCCTCGGCGAAGGGATCTTCTATGCTCACCGGACCGCAGAACTCGCCGCCCACGCCGTCGACCGCCACCTCACGTCCGGTGCGCCGCTCGGCGAGACCTATACCACCCTCCTCAACCGCCGCCTCATCCCCGAACTGCGAGCAGAGAAGACGTTGCGAAACTTTCTCTACAACTGCCTGGATGCCCGGATACATCTGCCTCTCGAAGCCATGATGCGGGCGACGAACGGCCGGGTCATCGATGCAGTCCAGGGACACCGGTCATTCCGGGGGTTCCAGCGGGACGACGACCTGCATTCCGCTGTCTGA
- the ablB gene encoding putative beta-lysine N-acetyltransferase, whose product MLGGSLVHHGPFNDRAYLFRLDPTDFPGITDQLLAFARGRGYSRIFARIPAPACGHFISSGYRPRARIPGLYRGEVDGYYMAAYRDPLQSGWQDGIDDVLAVAEEKGRRSAASPTLEPGFTCTPATPADAPALAAIYRKVFVTYPVPVHDPAYLVREMHHNLHCFCIRDGKKIAAIASAAVDPEGQFAEMTGFATLPEYRGRGFSGRLLRWMETKMRSIGIKTAFAIVRARSYPANITFARAGYTHAGTVPGCVNICGSFEDMSVWYRLLDDRMAALPRGISGPAGDARGKE is encoded by the coding sequence ATGCTCGGAGGGAGCCTGGTCCACCACGGCCCGTTCAACGACCGGGCCTACCTCTTCCGCCTGGATCCGACGGACTTCCCGGGGATCACCGACCAGCTCCTCGCTTTTGCACGAGGCCGGGGCTACTCACGGATCTTCGCACGAATCCCTGCCCCGGCATGCGGCCACTTCATATCGTCCGGTTACCGGCCCAGGGCACGGATTCCCGGGCTTTACCGGGGAGAGGTGGACGGCTATTACATGGCAGCCTACCGTGACCCCCTCCAGAGCGGCTGGCAGGACGGGATCGACGACGTCCTTGCCGTTGCAGAAGAGAAGGGGCGGAGGAGCGCCGCGAGCCCGACACTCGAGCCCGGCTTCACCTGCACCCCCGCCACGCCGGCGGACGCCCCGGCGCTCGCGGCCATCTACCGGAAGGTGTTCGTGACCTATCCGGTCCCCGTCCATGACCCGGCCTATCTCGTGCGGGAGATGCACCACAACCTGCACTGCTTCTGCATCCGCGACGGCAAAAAGATCGCCGCGATCGCCTCTGCTGCCGTTGACCCGGAGGGGCAATTTGCGGAGATGACCGGGTTCGCGACGTTACCGGAGTACCGGGGCCGCGGGTTTTCGGGCCGCCTCCTGCGGTGGATGGAGACGAAGATGCGCTCAATCGGGATAAAGACCGCATTCGCCATCGTCCGGGCCCGTTCATACCCGGCAAACATCACCTTTGCCCGGGCCGGCTACACCCACGCGGGGACGGTTCCCGGCTGCGTCAACATATGCGGCTCCTTTGAGGATATGAGCGTCTGGTACAGACTGCTCGACGATAGAATGGCAGCACTCCCACGGGGCATCTCCGGGCCGGCCGGAGACGCCCGGGGAAAAGAATAA